In one Bombus fervidus isolate BK054 chromosome 16, iyBomFerv1, whole genome shotgun sequence genomic region, the following are encoded:
- the Vps2 gene encoding vacuolar protein sorting 2 translates to MEWLFGKRITPEEMLRKNQRALNKAMRDLDRERMRMEQQEKKIIVDIKKLAKDGQMDAVKIMAKDLVRTRRYVKKFMLMKANIQAVSLKIQTLRSQNTMAQAMKGVTRAMQNMNKQLNLPQIQKILQEFEKQSEIMDMKEEIMNDAIDDAMEDEGDEEESDAIVSQVLDELGLQLTDQLSGLPQASGSLNVANSKQPVATATGNEEGGNLTDADADLQARLENLRRE, encoded by the exons ATGGAGTGGTTATTTGGGAAACGTATTACTCCTGAGGAGATGCTCAGGAAAAATCAGAGAGCTTTAAACAAAGCTATGCGAGATCTTGACAGAGAGAGAATGAGGATGgaacaacaagaaaaaaagattattGTGGATATAAAGAAACTTGCTAAGGATGGGCAAATG GATGCAGTGAAGATTATGGCTAAAGATCTTGTAAGAACTAGGCGTTATGTGAAAAAATTTATGTTGATGAAAGCAAATATCCAAGCAGTTTCTTTAAAGATTCAAACATTGCGTTCACAAAACACAATGGCACAAGCAATGAAGGGAGTCACAAGAGCCATGCAAAATATGAACAA GCAATTAAATCTTCctcaaatacaaaaaatattacaagagTTTGAAAAGCAGTCGGAAATAATGGATATGAAAGAGGAAATTATGAATGATGCTATTGATGATGCAATGGAAGAtgagggtgacgaagaagaaag TGATGCCATTGTGTCGCAAGTTTTGGACGAATTGGGTCTCCAATTGACAGATCAATTGTCAGGTTTACCTCAAGCATCCGGTTCATTAAATGTAGCAAATTCCAAGCAACCAGTTGCGACTGCAACAGGGAATGAGGAAGGTGGAAATTTGACAGACGCGGATGCAGATCTGCAAGCTAGACTTGAAAATTTAAGACGTGAATAA